The Impatiens glandulifera chromosome 8, dImpGla2.1, whole genome shotgun sequence genome includes a window with the following:
- the LOC124912890 gene encoding putative pectate lyase 2, whose amino-acid sequence MNKIDSCWRVQSNWATNRRSLADCVVGFGQGAIGGKFGATYVVTNPSDDPINPKPGTLRYGVIQAEPLWIIFGKDMVIKLKNELIMNSYKTIDGRGFKVEIANGPCITIQYVSHVIIHGISVHNCKPGMAGLVRSSPVHVGHRLGSDGDAITVFGSTNVWIDHCFLASCYDGLIDVIHASTGVTISNNYFSHHDKVMLFGHNDNNIEDKVMKVTVVFNRFGAGLVQRMPRVRLGYAHVANNRYDEWQMYAIGGSANPTIFSDGNYFVAPNKPNAKQVTKREANGGWTNWKWRSSRDIFMGGAYFVQSGYGTIAPTYSRSQAFQVADGSAVPTLTSNAGPLNCVVGRSCL is encoded by the exons ATGAACAAAATCGACTCGTGTTGGCGTGTCCAATCCAATTGGGCAACCAATCGTCGATCTTTAGCTGATTGTGTTGTGGGCTTTGGCCAGGGCGCGATAGGGGGGAAATTTGGTGCTACATATGTTGTCACAAACCCTTCTGATGACCCGATTAATCCTAAACCAGGAACGTTAAGATATGGAGTGATCCAAGCCGAGCCTTTGTGGATAATTTTTGGTAAGGATATGGTTATAAAGTTGAAGAATGAGCTCATAATGAATAGCTACAAGACCATTGATGGAAGAGGTTTTAAGGTTGAGATTGCGAATGGTCCATGCATCACGATACAATATGTTAGTCATGTGATTATACATGGGATTAGTGTACACAATTGCAAACCGGGGATGGCTGGCCTCGTGAGGAGTAGCCCGGTTCATGTGGGTCATCGTCTAGGATCCGATGGAGATGCCATAACGGTTTTTGGATCCACGAATGTGTGGATTGATCATTGCTTCCTCGCTAGTTGTTATGATGGTTTAATTGATGTGATTCATGCTTCTACCGGTGTTACTATTTCAAACAACTATTTTTCTCATCATGATAAG gtTATGTTATTTGGACACAATGACAACAACATAGAAGATAAAGTTATGAAAGTGACAGTTGTTTTCAACCGCTTTGGAGCTGGTCTTGTCCAAAGAATGCCAAG gGTAAGGTTAGGTTACGCCCACGTCGCGAACAATAGGTACGACGAATGGCAAATGTATGCCATTGGCGGAAGCGCAAACCCCACAATCTTCAGCGATGGAAACTATTTTGTGGCTCCTAATAAGCCGAATGCCAAACAG GTTACAAAGAGAGAGGCGAATGGAGGATGGACAAATTGGAAATGGAGATCGTCGAGGGACATATTCATGGGCGGAGCCTACTTTGTTCAATCGGGATATGGAACCATAGCCCCCACTTATTCACGCTCTCAAGCGTTTCAAGTTGCTGATGGTTCCGCTGTGCCCACTTTGACGTCGAATGCAGGCCCTCTTAACTGTGTTGTTGGGAGATCGTGTTTATGA
- the LOC124913207 gene encoding tyrosyl-DNA phosphodiesterase 2-like, with amino-acid sequence MAMMMMLHRLKIFAPLSHSVYTQPSKPYSRSTMASWSCTKCTFINPSSQKTTCLICLSPPSPSSSSSAPIAPKWSCKSCTFLNPFDISNCQICATRSSPFSLLSTIDDDDLDPSIGSVFLPLRPCKRKIRDSPEKLADTNGFRGTKALAIAVNNDSKLPRNDSKPLKIMSYNVWFREDLELESRMRALGSLIRQHSPDFICFQEVTPNIYEIFQKFNWWKAYSCSVSHEMAMTKGYFCMQMSKLTAKSFSEKPFFNSIMGRELCIAELEIKPDLPLLIATSHLESPCPGPPKWDQMYSKERVQQAKEAMNILKENPNVIFCGDMNWEDKLDGRFPFPNDGWFDAWEMLRPGENGWTYDTKTNKMLSGNRTLQRRLDRFACCLKDFEVSGIEMIGLEAIPGLTYLKEKKLKGEVRQIELPVLPSDHYGLILTISSK; translated from the exons ATGgcaatgatgatgatgttacATCGTCTCAAAATCTTTGCTCCTCTTTCCCATAGTGTTTACACCCAACCTTCAAAACCCTATTCCAGATCAACAATGGCTTCTTGGTCCTGCACAAAGTGCACCTTTATCAATCCTTCATCTCAAAAGACAACATGTCTCATCTGCTTATCTCCACCTtctccttcctcttcttcatccgCACCGATTGCGCCCAAATGGTCTTGCAAATCCTGCACTTTCCTAAACCCTTTTGATATCTCCAACTGTCAAATCTGCGCCACCCGATCCTCACCCTTCTCTCTTTTGTCCACCATCGATGACGATGATTTAGACCCATCTATTGGTTCCGTTTTCTTGCCTTTACGGCCTTGTAAGAGAAAGATTCGCGATTCCCCGGAGAAACTCGCTGATACAAATGGTTTTCGAGGAACCAAAGCCTTGGCTATTGCAG TTAACAATGATTCGAAATTACCAAGAAATGATTCAAAACCCTTGAAGATTATGAGCTATAATGTCTGGTTTAGAGAAGATTTGGAACTTGAAAGTAGGATGAGAGCCCTTGGAAGCCTCATTCGTCAACATTCTCCAGATTTCATATGTTTTCAG GAGGTTACCCCCAATATATATGAGATTTTTCAGAAGTTCAATTGGTGGAAAGCTTATAGCTGCTCTGTTTCACATGAAATGGCAATGACAAAAGGCTATTTCTGTATGCAG ATGAGCAAACTGACTGCGAAATCCTTCAGCGAAAAGCCATTTTTTAACTCTATAATGGGTCGAGAACTTTGTATAGCCGAGCTTGAGATCAAGCCCGATTTGCCTTTACTGATAGCCACCTCTCATCTTGAAAGCCCTTGCCCTGGACCACCCAAATGGGATCAAATGTATAGCAAGGAAAGAGTTCAACAGGCGAAAGAAGCCATGAACATCCTTAAAGAAAACCCTAATGTCATTTTTTGTGGAGACATGAACTGGGAAGATAAGTTGGATGGTCGATTTCCTTTTCCAAATGATGGGTGGTTTGATGCTTGGGAAATGCTAAGACCAGGAGAAAATGGATGGACTTACGATACGAAAACGAACAAGATGTTGTCGGGTAATAGGACCCTTCAGAGGCGGTTGGATAGGTTTGCATGCTGCCTGAAAGATTTTGAAGTTAGTGGAATCGAAATGATTGGTTTGGAGGCAATACCCGGTTTGACTTATTTAAAGGAGAAGAAACTTAAAGGGGAAGTGCGCCAAATCGAACTGCCTGTCTTGCCTAGCGATCATTACGGTTTGATCTTAACAATCAGCTCGAAGTAG
- the LOC124913209 gene encoding uncharacterized protein LOC124913209 translates to MFPGLLLGFFLSSLRYISTLITTGAFVNLQEITPNIYEIFQKFNWWKAYSCSVSFEMAMTKRYFCMQMSKLTPKSYCKYPFLNSKMGRELCIAELEIKPDLSLMIATSHLESPCPGPPKWDQMYSNERVQQAKEAMEDLEEYPNAIFCGDMNWEDELDGHFPFPNDGWFDAWEMLRPGENGWTYDTKSNKMLSRNKTLQKRLDRFVCCMKDFEVIGIEMIGLEAIPGLTYLQEKRIKWEVYEFELPVFPSDHYGLILTISLK, encoded by the exons ATGTTTCCAGGTCTTCTTCTAGggttttttttatcatctttAAGATATATATCTACTCTTATCACTACTGGTGCTTTTGTAAATTTGCAGGAGATTACCCCCAATATATATGAGATTTTTCAGAAGTTCAACTGGTGGAAAGCTTATAGCTGCTCTGTTTCATTTGAAATGGCAATGACAAAACGCTATTTCTGTATGCAG ATGAGCAAACTGACTCCGAAATCCTACTGCAAATATCCATTTCTTAATTCCAAAATGGGTCGAGAACTTTGCATAGCTGAGCTCGAGATCAAACCTGATTTGTCTTTAATGATTGCCACTTCTCATCTGGAAAGCCCTTGCCCTGGACCACCCAAATGGGATCAAATGTATAGCAATGAAAGAGTTCAACAGGCGAAAGAAGCCATGGAAGACCTTGAAGAATATCCTAATGCCATTTTCTGTGGAGACATGAACTGGGAAGATGAGTTGGATGGTCATTTTCCTTTTCCTAATGATGGATGGTTTGATGCTTGGGAAATGCTAAGGCCAGGTGAAAATGGATGGACTTACGatactaaatcaaacaagatgTTGTCGCGTAATAAGACCCTTCAGAAGCGGTTGGATCGTTTTGTATGCTGCATGAAGGATTTTGAAGTTATTGGAATCGAAATGATCGGTTTGGAGGCAATACCCGGTTTGACTTATTTACAGGAGAAGAGAATTAAATGGGAAGTGTATGAATTTGAGCTGCCTGTCTTTCCCAGCGATCATTACGGTTTGATCTTAACAATCAGCTTGAAGTAG
- the LOC124912892 gene encoding uncharacterized protein LOC124912892 yields MENTLVDGSTTNQKKKHNLDQLSLQSADNPNSIICSTILIGNNYFGWCKAIKLALLAKNKLGFLDGSCPKPTDPVDAKQWKIVDAMVRSWILNSISEELKDNFLEIFIGNYTTLNLWVEIKRICEGQRRYGIKKKMSSIKQGSLTLERYYSKFKMLLEELRGLKPLACSKKEQPSLDAIEVGQQVIIDDEEERLLEFLVGLNDSHAHVIDYILIMDPFPSIENAFKLLLINVEARREATIKLAPTASFSTSKTGGVEYIYSFKNARCADCNMIGHFEGGCFSITGYPEWWNQMDQNEKNKYFTNAAITPHDEESRPKLSFADFISKTSMKNMKGLKEHGGSSSNFNSGDFSH; encoded by the coding sequence ACAACGAATCAGAAGAAGAAACACAACCTTGATCAATTATCCCTTCAGAGCGCTGACAACCCCAACTCTATCATCTGTTCCACGATTCTAATAGGTAACAACTACTTTGGCTGGTGCAAAGCGATCAAGTTAGCTTTATTGGCAAAAAATAAGTTAGGGTTTTTAGATGGATCGTGTCCAAAGCCAACTGATCCGGTTGACGCTAAACAATGGAAGATCGTAGATGCTATGGTTCGATCTTGGATTTTGAACTCGATCTCTGAAGAACTGAAAGATAATTTCCTAGAAATTTTCATAGGAAACTACACTACACTAAACCTCTGGGTTGAAATCAAAAGGATTTGTGAAGGACAAAGAAGATATGGAATCAAGAAGAAGATGAGCAGCATCAAACAGGGTTCTTTAACTTTAGAAAGGtactattctaaatttaaaatgttattggAAGAGCTCAGGGGTCTTAAACCCCTAGCCTGTAGTAAGAAAGAACAACCAAGTCTCGATGCTATTGAGGTTGGCCAACAAGTGAttattgatgatgaagaagagagGCTGCTGGAGTTCCTTGTAGGTCTAAATGATAGTCATGCGCATGTTatagattatattttaattatggaTCCATTTCCTAGCATCGAAAATGCCTTTAAGCTTCTTCTTATAAACGTGGAAGCCAGAAGGGAGGCTACCATTAAACTAGCTCCTACTGCTAGCTTCTCTACAAGCAAAACTGGAGGAGTTGagtatatatattctttcaaaaATGCAAGATGTGCAGATTGTAACATGATAGGGCATTTTGAAGGGGGGTGCTTTAGTATTACTGGCTACCCGGAATGGTGGAATCAAATGGATCAAAAcgagaaaaataaatacttcACAAATGCAGCCATCACACCTCATGATGAAGAAAGCAGGCCTAAACTCTCATTCGCTGATTTCATTTCCAAAACATCCATGAAGAATATGAAAGGCTTAAAGGAACATGGAGGAAGCAGCTCCAACTTTAACTCAGGTGATTTTTCTCATTGA